From Bacteroidia bacterium:
TAGCGAAGGATAGGCTGAGAAAGAGAAATAACCAAAGGTTGAGCCAAATAGGAAGAAACATGTTCTTCTTCGAAAATATCCAGGCGTTGCAATTGACTGCTAATGCCTATGGTTGTGCCGGTTGCACCAATGCTTTGGTTCAGGTCTAGAGAGGCACCTGCGTTGGAAAGTGTCCGTTTGCGGAAGGCCTGTGTACCATCCGGTTGGTAAACATTGGCAATGCTATTGCTAAAATCGGGCAAGGTGCCGTTTAAAGCTAGCCAGGGCAGGTATTGGCTTTTAAAAATTTTGTAATTCCAACTACCCAAATTTTTATTGGTGGAAGCCAGTTTTGATGCCGGAGATTGTTGTTTGGCTATAGCAACCACTTCGGACAAAGTAAGTAAACGAGGCACCTTGGTTACCTGGGAATATGCAAGAGGACCCAGACAAAAGGTCATTGTAAAACAAAGCAGAACGACTTTTTTCATGTTATTCATAACGCAGGGCTTCAACAGGGTCGAGTTTAGAGGCACGGCTAGCCGGAGTAATTCCAAATATCAAACCTACAGCAACCGAAACCGCCATACTCAAAACCACCGACCACCAGGAAATAATTGTTTCGATTCCTGCGAATTGATCAATTAACCAACTCATAGAAATACCCAAGGCTAAGCCAATCAAAGCACCGCCCAAACTAAGCAGTACTGCTTCGAGTAAAAACTGTTGCACTACATCGTTTTGTTTGGCTCCAATAGCCCTTCGAACACCAATTTCCTTGGTACGTTCAAGTACAGATGCCAGCATAATATTCATTATACCAATTCCGCCGACCAACAGAGAAATACCGGCAATAGCACCTAAAACAAAATTGAAAATATCCTTTGTTTTTTGCTGTTGTTTAATCAGCAATTCAGGGATACTAACCTCAAAATCAACTACTCCACCATGGCGTCGTTCGAGAAGTTTAGACACCACTTCAGCTGATTGTTGCATGGACGAACCCGGTTTAAGTTGTATGGTAATTTTATCAATTTGGTGGTAATTATTGTCTTTGGGTATTGGATCGGAATCTTCTTCTTCACTTTCTTCACCGGCGGCCTTTTCAATCATGCTTTTGGTAATCAGGGATCGATTTTGGTATCGAAGCAGCATTGTTTTGACTGGAATATACACATCCAGATTAAAATCTCTTATTCCCAGGCTTTTTATACTGGTTTCGGAAATTGTTCTAGCTTGAAGCACTCCGACCACCTTCAACCAATTCTCGCCCGACTTAATAAACTTCCCAACCGGGTTAGCTCCTTTAAAAAAACTGGCCTTAATTTTACTACCTACTACACAAACCGGCTCACCGTGGGTAAGTTGATATTCGTTAAAAAAGCTACCATTCTCCAGCTTGAAATCAGTTAGCTCAAAATAGGAATTATCGATTCCAACCAATTTACTTTGCTTACGAAAACCTTCCCTCATGGTCCAGGAATCCCTAACTACCTCCGGATTAGCAACTACCAGGTTTGGCAATACGGATTGAATAGAAATCAAATCATTCATACTAAGCCCGGAGGAGAATTTCTTTTGACTGGTTTTCTCTTCCTCACCCTCCATTTCGGCAGTTGTTTTCACCTTAGCTGAAACCACGATATTATTAGCTCCAACCAATTTCATTTGATCCAGCAATTCCTTTTGGGCACCGGCGCCAATAGCTAACATCGTAATTACAGCTGCAACGCCAAAAATTACCCCCAAAGCAGTAAGCATGCTGCGCAGTTTATTGGCGGATAAGGCTTGAATGGCTAACCGTAAATTAAAATTAAAACTTTCCTGTTCAAACATTGATTCAACAAATGTATTGAAGACCAACCAAACTTCCTGGCTGTAGGTGCCAACTTTTGAACAAGTCGGCCCTCATTTCCGAACCGACTAAAAGGTATAAATCATATGTTTTTTTCAACAAACGATTTTTTCCTGAAGAATATAGATTCACTTGAATATTTTTGTACTTCCCAACACTGAAAAAAAGAATGAAAAAAGTAAGCGCTTTCCTTATGTTCCTGGCTTTAAGCTTTTCAATTGCCAAAGCTCAATCTACTTCTTCTGCAGCAGCCGAACCTTTGTTACATGGCAAAACCTATACCATCCGAATTAAGCAGGTTTCGCAAGGTAAAAAAGGAACCGAGTATGGAAAAGAAGAGGCTGAAGAGTTTTCTTTCAAAGCCGGAAAATTCAAAACATTGATGTTTGCCAGGGATTTTCAAATGCCTGTTAAACCTTACGAAATCACCAATGTAGATTCTGCCACCGGCACACAAACTATTTATTGGGAATGCAACATTGACTGGAGCGAAACGGATAAAGTAGTTTTCAAAGGTGAAATTGAAGGTGGAAATGCCATCAAAGGAACTGTTGAATGGACTGTAAAAAACAAACCTAAGAAAACCTTGAATTATGAGTTTGTGGGTGAGTTAAAAGAAAAAAAGAAAAAAACCCCTCCTACCACCAAGTAACTTAAACCTTGAAGAACGTTTTTCTATTTGTTGGCCTGAGTATTCTTGTTCTATCCGGTTGCGGAAATACAAGCAAAGAAAAGGATTTAGCAATTATTAATGGGTTAGAAGGACGACTGTTGAGCGATAGTTTACATAGTCCTAAACCCGCCTTAATTGACTCCTTGTTGCTGGAATATGGAGGATTTGCCTTAAGCTATCCCGAAGACTCTTTGTCTCCGCTTTATTTATTTAAGGCTGGTGAATTAAGCCTAAGCACCAACCAAGGCCAAAAGGCTTTAGGCTATTTCGACCAGGTTGTAAGAATTTATCCTCAGCACGAAAAAGCTTCCTTTGCCTTGTTTATGAAGGGTTTCGTTTGCGATGGCCCCTTGAAAGACACGGCTAAAGCAAGACAATTCTATACCGACTTTATTCAAAAATACCCTCAACACCCGTTGGTGGCAGATGCCATGTTTTCGGTTAGAAACCTTGGAAAATCGGATGAAGAATTAATCAGGGAATTTGAAGCCAAACTTGATAGTTCCGGTCAAACCATTCCATAATCCTTAACATCTACCAAAGAAAACTAGTAAGCAGACCTCAAACAACTTGTGGAAGGCAATTTACCTGATTTTACGTTTTAAGGTAAAAACCCAAGGTATCCAAATGGTATTCAAAGTGCACCACCATAAATTTTTGGATATTTCATTCCATTAAAGATATTTCCTATAGCAATAAACCTTTGCTTTAAAAAACACTCCTACCCATGTTTATGGGTTAAACTTTATGATTCCTTAGCAATCCAAAATCGAATCATTCGTTATTTTCGCCCCTTACAGATTCTGAAAACAACAAAAACATATCGCTTCCTAACTTACCTATTGGGTCTATTGGGATTGTTGTATGCATGTCGCACCGCCAAGCCTGTAGCACAGATTGAAGCTGCAAAACCGAAACAGGATTCAACAAAAACAGATACCGTCAGAAACCTCAGGCAAGAAAAAGATGCTATCCTGGAACATCTGTTTTTTGAAATGGAAAAAAACAAGTTCAACTTCAACACCTTGGTTTGCAAGGCCTCTGTTGATGCTAAAACTCCAAAACTAAGCACCGGTTTTTCTGCAACTATACGTATTCGAAAAGACTCTGCCATTTGGGTTTCTATATCACCCGCTTTAGGAATCGAAGTTATGCGAGCTGTGCTCACCAAGGATAGTGTAAAATTTGTAGATCGCATCAACAAACGTTATTACATTGGAGATTATAATTTCATTAACACTATGCTTGAAACAGAAATCGATTATGAATTGATTGAGGCATTGCTTACCGGTAATAATTTCTCCTTTTATGATTATGGAAAATTCAGGTATGGCGGTTATAAAGACAGTGTACACATGCTAAGCACCGAGCGAAGAAGAAAGCTCAAAAAAACCTTAAAAGCAGAAAATCAGGATAGTTTAAAAGCCATTTTAGAAGATATCTGCCTGAAAGACAAGACTTTCAAAATTGAATGCATGACCCTGAACGACTTCAAATCTAACAAAAAATTGGAGGCTAGTTATTCCGATTTCAGACAGATTTTAGGTCAATTAGTTTCTCACCATTTGGCTGTTAAAATAAAAGCAGAAAAGGATGCCACCATTACAGTGGATTACACTAAAATTGAGCCCGATAAAATGGTAAGTTTTCCATTTTCCGTGCCCGATCGCTATGAGAAAATTCATTGACCTCCTTTTAATAAGCCTGTTTCTTTGCTTGTCCCCTACCCTATTCGGACAAAACAGGAAAGAATTGGAGCAAAAAAGAAAGTCCTTGCAACAGGATATTCAAACCACCACTAAAATTTTAAAGGAAACGGTAGGAGCGACCAAGAAATCGCTTTCACAACTTAACTTAATTTCCAAAAAAATCAGTATTAGGGAAGAGTTGGTAAGCAATATCAACCAACAAATTGCCTATTTAGATAAAGAAATTGCTGCCAATTCCATTATTGTGGCCTCTTTAGAAGCCGATTTAAAGGCCTTGAAAGAAGAATATGCCAAAATGATTTATTATGCCAGCAAAAACCGAAGTTATTACGATCGCTTGATGTTTCTATTTTCTTCCAAGGACTTCAATCAGGCATATAAACGGTTAAAATATTTGCAGCAATACAGCGAATATCGCAAGAAACAAGCTAAATTAATCATCCAGGTACAAGGAGATTTAACCTCAAAAATTGAGAATCTGGAGAAAAAACGCAAGGAAAAAACCAACTTAATGGTCAACAAGGAAAAAGAAAAGTTGGAACTCATTGAAGATAAAAAAGAAAAAGAGGGCATAGTGACAGAATTGTATTTCAAGGAAAAGGAAATCAGGGATGAATTAAAGAAAAAGAAACGCGAGGCCGACCAACTCCAATCTGCCATTCAAGCCATTATCCAGCGCGAAATTGAGGAAGCCGAAGAAAAAAGGCGGGCCGCCATTGCCAAAGCTAAGCGTGAAAAGGAACTGGCAGACAAAAAAGCCAAAGCAGAGGGTAAACCGGTAGTAGCTGAAACAGAAACTGCCCATACCGACAAAAAGGAAAACATTTTTGCCTTAACACCGGCTGAGATGGAATTATCCAACAATTTTGAATCAAACCGTGGAAAATTACCTTGGCCAACTACCACCGGTGTAATTGAAAGCGGGTATGGAGAGCATCAACATCCTGATTTGCCCAATGTAAAAACCTTCAACAATGGGGTAGATATCGCCACCGATCGGGGGGCCAATGCGCGTGCCATTTTCGATGGAGTAGTAACCGGAATAGTGACTATTCAAGGAGCTAATAAAGCCGTAATTATTCGTCACGGAGAATTTTTAACAGTATATGCCAACCTTCAATCTGTGAGTGTGAAAGTAGGCGACAAAGTAAGCGTTAAGCAAATAATTGGATCTATTTACACC
This genomic window contains:
- a CDS encoding ABC transporter permease, which codes for MFEQESFNFNLRLAIQALSANKLRSMLTALGVIFGVAAVITMLAIGAGAQKELLDQMKLVGANNIVVSAKVKTTAEMEGEEEKTSQKKFSSGLSMNDLISIQSVLPNLVVANPEVVRDSWTMREGFRKQSKLVGIDNSYFELTDFKLENGSFFNEYQLTHGEPVCVVGSKIKASFFKGANPVGKFIKSGENWLKVVGVLQARTISETSIKSLGIRDFNLDVYIPVKTMLLRYQNRSLITKSMIEKAAGEESEEEDSDPIPKDNNYHQIDKITIQLKPGSSMQQSAEVVSKLLERRHGGVVDFEVSIPELLIKQQQKTKDIFNFVLGAIAGISLLVGGIGIMNIMLASVLERTKEIGVRRAIGAKQNDVVQQFLLEAVLLSLGGALIGLALGISMSWLIDQFAGIETIISWWSVVLSMAVSVAVGLIFGITPASRASKLDPVEALRYE
- a CDS encoding peptidoglycan DD-metalloendopeptidase family protein, whose amino-acid sequence is MRKFIDLLLISLFLCLSPTLFGQNRKELEQKRKSLQQDIQTTTKILKETVGATKKSLSQLNLISKKISIREELVSNINQQIAYLDKEIAANSIIVASLEADLKALKEEYAKMIYYASKNRSYYDRLMFLFSSKDFNQAYKRLKYLQQYSEYRKKQAKLIIQVQGDLTSKIENLEKKRKEKTNLMVNKEKEKLELIEDKKEKEGIVTELYFKEKEIRDELKKKKREADQLQSAIQAIIQREIEEAEEKRRAAIAKAKREKELADKKAKAEGKPVVAETETAHTDKKENIFALTPAEMELSNNFESNRGKLPWPTTTGVIESGYGEHQHPDLPNVKTFNNGVDIATDRGANARAIFDGVVTGIVTIQGANKAVIIRHGEFLTVYANLQSVSVKVGDKVSVKQIIGSIYTDTDEGKTILHLEVWKGKTKMNPGLWLNR
- a CDS encoding tetratricopeptide repeat protein, which gives rise to MKNVFLFVGLSILVLSGCGNTSKEKDLAIINGLEGRLLSDSLHSPKPALIDSLLLEYGGFALSYPEDSLSPLYLFKAGELSLSTNQGQKALGYFDQVVRIYPQHEKASFALFMKGFVCDGPLKDTAKARQFYTDFIQKYPQHPLVADAMFSVRNLGKSDEELIREFEAKLDSSGQTIP
- a CDS encoding DUF4292 domain-containing protein; this translates as MEKNKFNFNTLVCKASVDAKTPKLSTGFSATIRIRKDSAIWVSISPALGIEVMRAVLTKDSVKFVDRINKRYYIGDYNFINTMLETEIDYELIEALLTGNNFSFYDYGKFRYGGYKDSVHMLSTERRRKLKKTLKAENQDSLKAILEDICLKDKTFKIECMTLNDFKSNKKLEASYSDFRQILGQLVSHHLAVKIKAEKDATITVDYTKIEPDKMVSFPFSVPDRYEKIH